A stretch of Chanodichthys erythropterus isolate Z2021 chromosome 20, ASM2448905v1, whole genome shotgun sequence DNA encodes these proteins:
- the mfsd5 gene encoding molybdate-anion transporter, giving the protein MFVTAYLAFIVLLGLCVALEIAARRLTSFQATQTAVANPAFQRFQKLFLKAYLLALWADWLQGPYLYKLYRHYNFLESQIAILYVFGLASCVLFAPVAGWLPQFLGRRQTCLLFCLTYSICCITKLSQDYFVLILGRVLGGLSTSLLTTTFEAWYLHGHVDVHDFPKEWIPVTFGKVANWNHGLAVGAGLVANLFAEWLGLGPVAPFLLAIPSLGACAWFVLSEWGQEDGQEGAHGDKNAPLLNPLNAPKLQMSTRARFWRSCVDGLRCLLSDRRVMLLGGVQALFESVLYIFVFLWTPVLDPHGPPLGIIFSSLMAASLAGSTLFRLATSAPYRLQPGHLLCLAVLLAFFSFFMLTFSTVPGQPRPRESLLAFLLLELACGLYFPAVSFLQGRVVPMERRAAVLAWFRLPLHLLACLGLLALHGEVSGAGAGEAGSGTRHMFAGCAGMMLAALLAVISLFTVGRNDADLRLEGTKLEGEI; this is encoded by the coding sequence ATGTTTGTGACAGCATACCTGGCATTTATAGTTTTGTTGGGACTGTGCGTGGCTTTAGAGATCGCAGCTCGTCGTCTCACCTCATTCCAGGCCACACAGACAGCCGTCGCCAATCCGGCTTTCCAACGTTTTCAGAAGCTCTTTCTGAAGGCGTATCTCCTGGCCCTCTGGGCAGACTGGCTGCAGGGACCTTACCTTTATAAACTGTACCGACATTACAACTTCCTGGAATCTCAGATCGCCATCCTATATGTATTTGGTCTGGCTTCTTGCGTGCTGTTTGCCCCAGTGGCCGGCTGGCTACCACAGTTTCTTGGGCGAAGACAGACGTGTCTCCTCTTCTGCCTGACCTATTCAATCTGCTGCATCACCAAGCTGTCACAAGACTATTTTGTGCTCATACTAGGACGTGTTCTAGGAGGCCTGTCCACCTCTCTGCTAACCACCACTTTTGAGGCCTGGTATTTGCACGGTCACGTTGACGTCCATGATTTTCCCAAAGAATGGATCCCTGTTACCTTTGGTAAAGTTGCAAATTGGAATCACGGACTGGCAGTAGGCGCCGGGCTGGTGGCGAATTTGTTTGCCGAATGGCTTGGACTGGGTCCGGTCGCTCCGTTTCTTTTGGCGATCCCAAGCCTTGGCGCCTGTGCCTGGTTTGTGCTGTCCGAATGGGGTCAGGAGGACGGACAGGAGGGCGCACACGGAGACAAGAACGCCCCCCTTCTCAACCCTCTAAACGCCCCCAAGTTACAAATGTCAACACGGGCCCGTTTCTGGCGTAGCTGTGTGGACGGCCTGCGCTGCTTGCTGTCAGACCGCCGCGTTATGCTTTTGGGTGGCGTTCAGGCACTTTTTGAAAGTGTTCtctatatatttgtttttctttggaCTCCTGTACTGGACCCACACGGCCCACCGCTAGGAATAATTTTTTCCAGTCTGATGGCGGCCAGCTTGGCTGGCTCCACGCTTTTCCGACTTGCCACGTCGGCCCCGTATCGTCTCCAGCCGGGTCACCTGCTCTGCTTAGCCGTTCTACTAGCTTTCTTCTCCTTCTTTATGCTGACGTTCTCCACTGTGCCCGGCCAGCCCCGACCGAGAGAATCTCTTCTCGCCTTCCTTCTGCTCGAACTAGCCTGCGGGCTTTATTTCCCGGCCGTAAGTTTTCTTCAGGGCCGCGTGGTTCCCATGGAACGCAGAGCTGCCGTGCTGGCTTGGTTTCGCTTGCCTCTTCACCTCCTGGCTTGCctggggctgctggcccttcaCGGGGAAGTGTCGGGGGCCGGTGCGGGCGAGGCTGGCAGTGGCACCAGACACATGTTTGCTGGCTGTGCGGGGATGATGCTCGCCGCTCTGCTTGCTGTCATCAGCCTTTTCACTGTGGGCAGGAATGATGCAGACCTCAGACTAGAGGGGACCAAATTAGAGGGAGAAATTTGA